A window of the Glaciimonas sp. CA11.2 genome harbors these coding sequences:
- a CDS encoding alpha/beta hydrolase: MSAGKRLAGTIDPMHVWEGAGGVKIAGDSWGDPSGHLVILQHGGGQTRHAWKRTGRLLGAAGYHAVAFDARGHGDSEWAPDGLYGQDVMVEDLKCVIAALGKGRPVLVGASMGGGTSLVAIGEEHVNATALVLVDIAPRVETEGIDKIQAFMSLKPDGFDSLQEVADAIASYQPHREAPKNLDGLAKNVRLGSDSKYRWHWDPRFRPQRHDFVAREIRLTECARRLRLPTLLVRGGLSDVLTEEGAQDFLRLCPHSEYVNVTSAGHMVAGDRNDVFGTEVIAFLGRKVPSDGTPSYPSQSLSPHSAAGNMFDVP; encoded by the coding sequence ATGAGCGCAGGTAAAAGACTAGCAGGAACCATTGATCCTATGCATGTGTGGGAGGGTGCTGGCGGCGTGAAGATTGCAGGCGATTCATGGGGCGATCCCAGCGGTCATTTGGTGATCTTGCAACATGGCGGCGGACAGACCCGTCACGCATGGAAGCGCACTGGTCGCCTACTGGGCGCGGCGGGTTATCACGCGGTGGCTTTTGATGCACGTGGTCACGGTGATTCGGAGTGGGCACCGGACGGATTATACGGTCAGGATGTCATGGTCGAGGATCTGAAGTGTGTCATCGCCGCGCTGGGCAAAGGGCGGCCGGTATTGGTCGGTGCATCAATGGGCGGTGGAACCAGCCTGGTGGCGATTGGTGAAGAACATGTCAATGCCACGGCCCTGGTATTGGTGGATATCGCGCCGCGTGTCGAGACCGAAGGTATCGACAAAATTCAGGCGTTCATGAGCCTAAAGCCGGATGGATTCGACTCCCTGCAAGAAGTCGCCGACGCGATTGCGAGTTATCAGCCGCATCGTGAGGCCCCAAAAAATCTCGATGGATTGGCCAAAAATGTACGACTCGGCAGCGATAGCAAATATCGCTGGCATTGGGACCCGCGGTTTCGGCCGCAACGGCACGATTTTGTCGCCCGCGAAATTCGGCTGACAGAGTGCGCACGTCGGCTTCGGTTGCCGACATTGCTGGTGCGCGGCGGCTTGTCGGACGTGTTGACCGAAGAGGGCGCGCAGGATTTTCTACGGCTTTGTCCGCATAGTGAATATGTGAACGTGACCTCGGCAGGGCATATGGTGGCTGGTGATCGCAACGACGTTTTCGGTACGGAAGTCATCGCGTTTCTCGGGCGGAAGGTGCCGTCCGATGGCACACCTTCGTACCCATCTCAATCGTTGAGTCCGCATAGCGCGGCAGGAAATATGTTCGACGTTCCCTGA
- a CDS encoding panthothenate synthetase yields the protein MRMLLNVKFPNAEFSNSVRDGSAGQKIGQILEELKPEAVYFTEQHGQRSALLIVDVDDSSKIPMIAEPFFLTFNANVELEIVMSPEDLKKAGLEELGRKWRF from the coding sequence ATGCGAATGCTACTGAATGTCAAATTTCCTAATGCTGAATTTAGTAACTCTGTCAGGGATGGATCTGCTGGTCAGAAAATAGGCCAGATTCTAGAAGAGTTAAAACCGGAAGCAGTTTATTTCACCGAGCAACATGGGCAACGATCTGCCCTGTTAATCGTCGATGTCGACGACTCTTCAAAAATTCCTATGATTGCTGAACCATTCTTTCTGACTTTTAACGCCAATGTGGAGTTAGAAATAGTCATGTCGCCAGAAGACTTGAAGAAAGCTGGGCTGGAAGAACTGGGTAGAAAGTGGCGATTTTAG
- a CDS encoding NAD(P)H-dependent oxidoreductase: protein MKKVHVVYCHPEPKSFVGSMRDTVCHALSESGWQVTLSDLHASQFNPVASAADFGQRERSDHLVYSLEQRHGWQHKTIAKDIAAEVEKIVDAELLVLVFPLFWYSMPAQLKGWVDRVFLSGTFFGGRRIYDQGGMVGKRAMVVTSLGGQSHMFGPEAIHGELNGMLRHLLQGTLGYVGFDVCEPFYAHHVPYVDDQARGAMLDQLDREMRVVDRRPTLPMPSLEAFDEQFRPRVTKPSY from the coding sequence ATGAAAAAAGTGCATGTAGTGTACTGCCATCCGGAGCCGAAGTCGTTCGTCGGGTCGATGCGCGACACAGTATGTCACGCCCTGAGTGAATCGGGCTGGCAGGTCACTCTAAGCGACCTTCACGCGAGCCAGTTCAACCCTGTGGCTTCCGCCGCAGACTTCGGCCAGCGCGAACGCTCCGACCATCTCGTGTACAGCCTTGAGCAGCGGCATGGCTGGCAACACAAAACCATCGCGAAGGACATCGCCGCGGAGGTTGAGAAGATCGTCGATGCAGAACTCCTGGTGCTGGTCTTCCCGTTGTTCTGGTATTCGATGCCCGCGCAACTCAAAGGCTGGGTCGACCGGGTCTTCCTCTCGGGTACCTTCTTCGGCGGCCGCCGTATCTACGACCAGGGCGGTATGGTAGGCAAGCGCGCGATGGTGGTCACTTCGCTCGGAGGCCAAAGCCACATGTTCGGGCCAGAAGCTATCCATGGCGAACTCAACGGCATGCTGAGACATCTGCTGCAGGGAACCCTCGGATACGTGGGGTTCGACGTGTGCGAACCGTTCTATGCCCACCACGTACCCTATGTCGATGACCAGGCGCGTGGCGCTATGCTGGACCAGCTCGATCGCGAGATGCGCGTAGTCGACCGGAGGCCCACTCTTCCGATGCCATCGCTGGAGGCGTTTGACGAGCAGTTTCGCCCGCGCGTCACCAAGCCGTCGTATTGA
- a CDS encoding DUF2000 family protein, with protein MKTNLPSEATEATEVVRFDTKIAVVVLEDLPVWQKLNVTAFLVSGIAAQHPDIMGEPYVDADGQVYNRLCRQPIICMAANADTLRTIHRRAIEKGVTTSAYTEEMFTTGHDGANRAVFAKFGKEDARIVGVALRDSKKRVDKITDGARMHP; from the coding sequence ATGAAAACCAACCTCCCATCCGAAGCCACTGAAGCCACTGAAGTCGTCCGATTCGACACGAAGATTGCCGTTGTCGTGCTAGAGGATCTGCCTGTCTGGCAGAAGCTAAACGTCACGGCATTTCTGGTCAGTGGCATTGCCGCGCAGCACCCGGACATCATGGGCGAGCCCTACGTAGATGCCGACGGTCAGGTCTACAACCGGTTGTGCCGCCAGCCGATCATTTGCATGGCGGCCAATGCCGACACGCTGCGCACGATCCACCGGCGAGCGATCGAAAAAGGGGTAACTACATCCGCCTATACCGAAGAGATGTTTACGACGGGACACGATGGGGCAAACCGAGCGGTGTTCGCCAAGTTTGGGAAGGAAGACGCTCGCATCGTCGGCGTCGCCTTGCGAGACAGCAAGAAGCGGGTTGACAAGATCACCGACGGTGCCCGCATGCATCCCTAG
- a CDS encoding TetR/AcrR family transcriptional regulator → MPSSTLTTGTRKAKGQKSERTVEALMVAAQAVFVASGYERATTAEIAQKAGVSEANVFAYFGSKRQLCIEVLRRWYDEISAELERDVPALPGMRARLQFVIRRHLTHLMGEGTGLCALVLGEGRTVDEAFSAVILEFKRRYTAPLVRALHEAQATGELRGDIPVRLMRDMVYGAMEHVLWGYVASGRKPSLEETTQQLTDVFVAGFGSRPYPLEALQRFQTDVKAAVLALEASDTNPEGDPS, encoded by the coding sequence ATGCCATCTTCTACTCTTACGACTGGTACACGGAAGGCTAAAGGACAGAAATCCGAGCGCACAGTCGAAGCCCTGATGGTCGCCGCGCAAGCCGTGTTTGTCGCGTCAGGCTATGAGCGAGCAACGACCGCTGAGATCGCTCAAAAGGCCGGTGTCTCGGAGGCTAATGTCTTTGCCTACTTCGGCAGCAAGCGGCAACTGTGCATCGAGGTGCTTCGCCGCTGGTACGACGAGATCAGCGCAGAACTGGAGCGTGACGTGCCCGCGCTTCCCGGCATGCGTGCGCGCCTGCAGTTCGTCATTCGCAGGCACCTTACGCATCTGATGGGGGAAGGCACCGGACTTTGCGCTCTGGTGTTGGGCGAGGGGCGTACGGTCGACGAGGCGTTCTCCGCTGTCATCCTGGAATTCAAGCGGCGGTACACGGCGCCCCTCGTGCGCGCCTTGCATGAAGCTCAGGCGACCGGCGAGTTGCGCGGCGACATTCCCGTCCGTCTGATGCGAGACATGGTGTATGGCGCCATGGAGCACGTGCTGTGGGGCTATGTCGCATCGGGTCGCAAGCCCTCGCTCGAGGAGACGACCCAGCAGTTGACCGACGTGTTCGTGGCCGGCTTCGGTTCGCGGCCCTACCCGTTGGAGGCGCTTCAGCGCTTTCAAACCGACGTCAAGGCGGCGGTGCTGGCGCTTGAGGCAAGCGACACTAACCCCGAAGGGGATCCCTCATGA
- a CDS encoding enoyl-CoA hydratase-related protein produces the protein MSSVEVVTATSAQEIACAFEGGICHIEINRPDKRNALTMPMFVALAESLALAESREDVKAVLVTGTGQAFCAGHDLQAFAEWPQGRGDPVPRFLHAIAELRKPLVLAVHGSAAGIGVTWMLHADWVICSPDAALRLPFVDLAIAPEAASSILLARAIGLQRARCLLMGGEPFTGKQAHEWGLVTELAEADQVRVTAWQRARMLAAKDAHALRQIKSWLHPAGGYTAQIDAEIAAINETVLRRSSGQPN, from the coding sequence ATGAGTTCGGTAGAAGTTGTGACGGCCACGTCGGCACAGGAGATCGCATGCGCTTTCGAAGGCGGCATCTGCCACATCGAGATCAATCGTCCCGACAAGCGCAATGCGCTCACGATGCCCATGTTCGTAGCACTTGCCGAATCCCTGGCGCTTGCCGAGTCCCGGGAAGATGTCAAGGCCGTCCTCGTGACGGGTACCGGTCAGGCCTTCTGCGCAGGCCACGATCTTCAAGCTTTTGCCGAGTGGCCGCAGGGTCGCGGCGACCCGGTGCCGCGTTTCCTGCATGCCATCGCCGAACTACGCAAGCCGCTAGTGCTCGCGGTGCATGGCAGCGCCGCAGGTATCGGGGTGACTTGGATGCTTCATGCCGATTGGGTGATTTGCAGCCCCGATGCTGCGCTGCGATTGCCCTTTGTCGACCTCGCCATCGCGCCCGAGGCCGCGAGCAGCATACTGCTTGCGCGCGCCATCGGGCTCCAGCGTGCACGGTGCCTACTGATGGGCGGCGAGCCGTTCACAGGGAAGCAAGCGCATGAGTGGGGCCTGGTCACCGAGCTTGCCGAAGCTGACCAAGTTCGGGTGACAGCTTGGCAGCGCGCACGGATGCTCGCCGCCAAAGATGCTCATGCCTTGCGTCAAATCAAAAGCTGGCTGCATCCCGCTGGTGGCTACACGGCGCAGATCGACGCGGAAATCGCTGCCATCAACGAGACAGTGTTGCGCCGCAGCAGCGGTCAACCCAACTGA
- a CDS encoding LysR family transcriptional regulator, with product MKRHIDAYSLQLLVTAAQEGSITRAAAKEHIAPSALSRRIADLEEAIGAPLLVRSPRGITLTEAGHLTTALATRIEGDLEALVRQIQALSGEIAGTVRLFANPSSVVGFLPERLKRFAAQYPHVDVALSEGSSMEIVRACLDDRADLGIGVNIQIPAGIESWHFADDPLLVVLPAGHVLAKKKSLRFAEVLAYPLISIHIGGTLDLLLHERAAAASRTPKFAVSVSSFDAACRMVEAGLGITVLPESAASAYAGANRFVRRLLDEPWAGRELRLFALRKTPRPRVVDALIDVLQG from the coding sequence ATGAAACGCCATATTGACGCTTATAGTCTTCAACTGCTGGTAACTGCCGCTCAGGAAGGATCGATCACGCGTGCTGCAGCCAAGGAGCATATCGCGCCCTCCGCACTGAGTCGACGCATAGCTGATCTTGAAGAGGCAATTGGTGCGCCGCTGCTGGTGCGCTCGCCACGCGGCATAACCTTGACCGAGGCGGGACACCTGACAACCGCGCTGGCGACCAGAATTGAGGGTGATCTGGAAGCATTGGTGCGTCAAATACAGGCACTAAGCGGCGAGATCGCCGGCACTGTCAGATTGTTTGCCAATCCGTCGTCGGTAGTGGGCTTTTTGCCCGAACGACTCAAGCGTTTTGCTGCGCAATATCCGCATGTGGACGTGGCATTAAGTGAGGGCAGCAGTATGGAAATCGTGCGCGCCTGCCTGGACGACCGCGCTGATCTGGGGATCGGCGTCAATATTCAGATACCGGCAGGCATCGAGTCGTGGCACTTTGCGGACGATCCGCTGCTGGTGGTATTACCTGCCGGTCACGTACTGGCAAAGAAGAAGAGCCTGCGTTTCGCCGAAGTATTGGCGTATCCGTTAATTTCGATCCATATCGGTGGCACGCTGGATTTATTATTGCATGAGCGCGCCGCGGCTGCATCGAGAACGCCAAAATTTGCGGTGTCTGTCAGCAGTTTTGATGCTGCTTGCCGGATGGTCGAGGCTGGGCTTGGCATTACCGTGCTACCCGAAAGTGCGGCATCTGCATACGCGGGTGCGAATCGCTTCGTGCGCCGTTTACTGGACGAGCCTTGGGCTGGGCGCGAATTACGACTCTTCGCCTTGCGTAAAACACCACGTCCGCGCGTGGTCGATGCTTTGATCGACGTGTTGCAGGGCTAG